The Nocardioides houyundeii genome includes the window CAGCACGGCATGAGCCTGTCCACGACCGGGCGGGACCGGGCGGTCCGGCTGCTGACGGCCGTGGTCGGTCAGTTCGCCACCCACGAGGACATCCCGGTCCGCACGCTGGTCGACGGCAACGTCGCCGCCATCGAGATCAAGTTCGAGGGCACCAAGCCGGACGGGACCGCCCTGGAGTTCGACGCCGTCGACTTCATCGACACCGACGGCACCCACATCACCAAGGTGGTCTCCTGGTACGACACCGCCGTCGTGCTGCCGATGATCAAGGGCTGACCGCACCAGGCACCACTCACCAGGCACAGACAAGAGCCGCAGCCGGACCCTCGGGTCCGGCTGCGGCTCTTGGTCGTTCCGGGCTGCGCTCGGTCAGTACGAGCGGGGCAGGTTGAGCCCCGACACCGCGATCTGGTTGAGCGCCAGCTCCCGCGCCACCGGGGTGGACTTCAGGAGCCGGAGGTAGCCGAAACGGTCGTACATCATCGTCTCGTCGGTGAAGCCGCTGCCACCGAAGGTCTGGAGCGCCGCGTCGGCCGCCTTCAGCCCGGCGTCGCAGGCCTTGACCTTGGCCATGTTGCAGGCCAGTCCGGCGTTCTCCCCGGCCTCGTACGCCGCGGCTCCCCGCTCGATCAGGGCCCAGGCGGCCTCGAGGTCGACCAGCGCCTCGGCCAGCGGGTGCTGCACGGCCTGGTGCTCGCCGATCGGCACCCCGAAGACGACCCGCTGCCGGGCGTACTCCGAGGCCTTTGCCAGGCACCAGCGGCCGATGCCGACGGCCTGGGCAGCCACGATCAGCCGCTCGGGGTTGAGGCCGTCGAAGAGTGCCCGACCGCCCTCCCCCGGCTTGCCGATCAGCGCGTCCGCGGGCACCTCGACGTCGTCGAAGTACACCGTCCACTGGTTCTCCGGCACCCCGACCATCACGCCGACCTGCTGCAGCTGGAGCTGCTCGCACGGCAGCGCCAGCGTGAAGATGGAGAAGCCGCCGCTCTCGGAGTCACGCGCCACCACCAGCATCACGTCGGAGTCGTCCACCGCGGAGATGTAGGTCTTCTCCCCGTTGATCCGCCAGCCGTCCGCGGTGCGCGTCGCCTTGGTGGTCATGTTGGCGGCGTTGGAGCCGGCTCCCGGCTCGGTCAGGGCGAAGCAGAACCGCAGGGAGCCGTCCCCGATCGCCGGCAGCCACTCCCGCTTCTGCTCCTCGGTGCCGTGGCGCAGGATGACCGCACCGCCGATGGCCGTGGAGATGGTGAGCTTGCCCGCGGGGTAGCCGCCGGCGGCGAGCCGCTCGGCCACCAGCAACAGGTCGCTCATCCCCCCGGCGCCGCCGTACTCGGCGGGCAGGGAGATCGCGGGCAGCCCGGCCTGGCACACCTCGTCCCAGTGCTTGCGGGCGGCGTCCAGGTCGCTGAAGGCACGGTCCTGGTACTTCGCGCCGAGCGAGAACGCCAGGTCCGCCAGGGCCGCGCGCTCGTCGGTGCCGATGGACTCGTTGTCCACTGCGGTCACCTGTCCACGCCCACGCTCAGCGCCACGGCGTCGGCCTGGCCGAGACCGCCGCAGATCGAGGCCACGCCGCGACCGCCACCGCTCTCCGCGAGCCCGCGGGCCAGGGTGAGCAGGATGCGGGCACCGGAGGCGCCCGGCGGGTGACCCAGCGCGACCGCACCGCCGTTGAGGTTGAGCCGGTCCAGGATCCGCTTCTCGCGCGCCACGTCACCGTTGGCGAGCACCCGGGCCGAGGTCAGCGGTACCGCGGCGAAGGCCTCGTTGATCTCGAAGCGGTCCAGCGCCTCCAGGTCCCAGCCGGGCTGCTTGAGGGCCTTGTTGATGGCGTCAGCCGGGGCGACGGGGATCTCGCGGGGGCGCGGGCTGCGCTGCCGGCGCCCTCCAGGGTCGCCAGCGCCTCGAGGCCACGCTGCTCGACCCAGCTGCGGCGAGCCAGCACGAGGTAGCAGCCACCGGTGTCCTGGCCGGGCGCGTTGCCGGGGGTCACGATCGGGCCGCCGAAGATCGTCTTCAGCGACGCCAGGCGCTCCAGGGTGGTGTCGGCGCGGGGGCCCTCGTCGTGCTCCAGGCTGCCCTTCTCGCCGGCGTACGCCACGACCTCGCCGTCGAAGTAGCCGCGGGCCTTGGCCTCGAAGTAGTTCTGGTGGCTGCGCAGCGAGAACTCGTCGGACTCCTCACGGGTGATCCCGTGCTCGGCCGCGACCTCGCCGGCGTCCACGGCGACCGGCTTGCCGCCGATGTCCGCGCCAGGCTCGGCCATCGGGTCCTTCAGCTTGGGCCCGCCGCGCTTGATGCCCCAGCGGATGTTGGGGTTCATCAGGAACGCCGCGCGCCCCATGTTGTCGGCGCCGCCGACCAGGACCACGTCGCTCTGGCCGCTCTGGATCGCCCGCGAGCCGAGCTGCACCGCAGTCATGGAGGAGCAGCAGGCGCGGTCGATGGTGAGCGAGAGCCGGTCCTCGGGGATGCCGGCGCGCAGCATCGCCACGCGCGCCGGGATGGACCCGTCGAGGGCCTCCTCGGCGGGGATGGTGACCCCGTTGTAGACCTCGTCCACGTCCTCGGGACGGATCCCGGCCATCCGCATGGCCTCGACCATCGCGAAGGCCGCGAGGTCCACGCTGGCGACCTCCCTCAGGGCACCGCCGAACCGGCTGAACGGGGATCGGGCCCCGGCCACCAGCATCACGTCGTTCTCGGTCATCTCGACTCTTCTCCTCGGTCGTTGGTCGTGGTGGCCCAGGCGAGTGCGGAACGCCTCACCTCGGGCGGCAGGTCCAGGCCTGCCAGGACTGCTTCGGTGTCTCCGCCCACCAGCGCTGAGGCCGGGGACGGGGTGGGGAGCGGATCGCTGAGCTTGATCGGGTTGCCGACCTGCAGGACCTCGTCCTGGCCGGGGACGGGGACGAACATCCCCCGGGCCTGGAACTGCTCGTCGGCCGCGACCTCGGAGAAGTCCTGGACCGGCGACACGCAGGTCTCCAGCCCGTCGAGCAGCTTCGTCCAGTGCGCCAGCTCCTGGGTCGCGACCAGGGCCGCGACCTCCTCGATGGCGCTGGGGTCGTGCTGGCGCGCGATCAGGTCGGGGCGTTCCACCGCGGTGACGAACTGGGCCCAGAACTGGGGCTCGATCGCCGCCACGCTGAGGTAGCGGCCGTCGGCACAGCGGTAGACGCGGTAGGCCGGACCGGCGCCGGTGACGGCGGTGGACTCCGGACCGGCGGCGTCGCCACCGGCCATCCAGGAGCTGACGTGCAGCCCCAGGGCCCACAGCGCGGCGTCGGCCAGGGCCACCTCGACCCGGGTGCCCGGGGCGCCGGAGCGCACCGCCAGCAGGGCCGCGAGCAGGCCGATGCCGCCGGTGAGCCCACCGAGCAGGTCCGCGACCTGGATGCCGCCGGGCTGCGGTCCGTGCGCCTTGGTGCCGCCGAAGTGCATGGCGCCGGCGTACGACAGGTAGTTCATGTCGTGTCCCGGCTCCTGGTCGCGGGGACCGCCGGTGCCGTAGCCGTTGACGGAGCAGTAGACGAGGTTGGGGTTGAGGGCGCGCAGGTCGTCGTAGCCGACGCCCAGCCGCTCGGCGACGCCGGGCCGGAAGGACTCCAGCACCACGTCCGCCTGGGCGACGAGCGAGTGCACCACCGCGAGCCCGTGCGGGTGCTTGAGGTCCAGCGCGACGGACTTCTTGCCGCGGTCCAGGAAGGCGTGGGTCGCCGACGTGCCGGCCACGGGCGCACCGAAGGCGCGCCCCTCCTCGCCCACTCCGGGCCGCTCGACCTTGACGACGTCGGCGCCCAGGTCGGCCAGCAGCTGGCTGAGGACGCCGACGGGCAGCATCCGGCTGAGGTCGAGGACGCGGACGTCCTTGAGGGGACCCATGCTCAGCGGTGGCTGAACTGGGGGGCGCGCTTCTCCACGAATGCGGAGAAGCCCTCGCGGAAGTCCTCGGACTGCGCCACCTCGAGGAAGATCTCCCGCTCGGTGACCAGGGCGGCCGAGAGGTCCTCGTGGGTGGCCCGCTTCAGCGCCTGTACGGCGACCCGCGGGTGCCCGGCGATCTTGCGCGCCATGGCGCGAGCGTCCTCCACCACCGAGCCGGGCTCGCTGAGCCGGTTCACCAGGCCCAGCTGCTCGGCGCGGGCGGCGTCGATGACGCTGCCCAGGAACATCAGCTCCATGGCGACCTGGGCGCCGATGCGGCGCGGCAGCCGCTGGGTGCCGCCGCCGCCGGGGATCAGGCCGAGCTTGACCTCGGGGAGACCGAACTTGGCGGTGGGCTCGCTGAGGATGATGTCCGCGGTGAGCGCGATCTCCAGGCCCCCGCCGACGGCGCTCGCCTGCACGGCGGCGATGACCGGCTGCGGCAGGTCGGCCCAGGCGGCGAGCACGCCGCCGGCCCAGGCACTGTGCTTCTCCATGCCGCCGGGAGCGGCCCGGAGCTGCTCGAACTCGCTGATGTCGGCGCCGGCCATGAAGGCCTTGGTGCCACCACCGGTCAGCACGACCACCCGCACCGACTCGTCCTTGTGCAGGCGCGCGGCGACCTCGCCGAGCCCCTCCAGCACTGCCTTGCCCATCGCGTTGACGGGCGGGCTGTCGACGAGGACCACGGCGACGCCGTCCTCGATCGTGACGGACACCGGTCCGTGGTTCTCGGTCACGGCTTCGCTCACTGCTGCCTCCAGGTCCATGCGTGCCGGTTGCCGGCAACGACGTTCAAGCTATGGACCGAGGCTAGATCGGCAGATCCGCCCTGTCAACCAACCGTTTGATTAGTTAGGTTCAGGACGAGAGGGCGTCCTTGTTCGCCGGCTCCATCAGGCTGGCCATGGCGTAGTCGGACATCTTGGTGACCACGTCGTCGACCGAGAGGGAGCCGCCCGGGTGGTACCAGTAGTAGACCCAGTTGGTCATGCCGAACACGGCGCGAGCGGCGAACGCGGGCTCCACGCCGTCGCGCAGCGCGCCGGTCTCGATGGCTGCCGCGATGAGGCCCCGGAACTCGGCGTCGTAGGCCTCCTGGGTCTCGCGGATGATCTTGGCGCGATCCGGGCTCAGCGCCCGGAAGTCCCGCACGAAGACCTCCGAGAAGGTGGGGTTCCACAGCGACTCGCGCATGTGCCCCTCGATGAACGAGCGGATCGCAGCCACCGGGTCCCCGACCAGGTCACGCCACTGGGAGTTCTCCTGGGTGATGTGCTCGTGGTTGCGCTTGATGATCGCGAAGAGCAGGTCTTCCTTGGTGTCGATGTAGTGGTAGAGGCTGCCCTTGAGGATCCCGACGTCGTCGGCGATCTGCTGCAGGCTGGTCGCGTCGTAGCCGTTGCTGCGGAAGATCTCCGCGGCCGAGGCGATCACCATCTCGTACCGGTCGAACCGCCGAGGGTCCTGGCGCCGTCGCCCTTGTCGCCCTCGTCGCTGGGGCGCACTGCTCGCTTCGCCATCACACTTCTCCGTCTTCGATGCGCCGCGGCGCCAGTTCTGGGGTGTCGATCCGACCCATTATCCAGGCTGGACGGTCAGATCCCCGCAATTGTTCAGTCACGGGGCAGTCCGAGCGCCCGCTCGCCGACGAGGTTGCGCAGGATGTTGTCGGTGCCCCCGGCGATGGAGAACGCCTGGGCGGCGAGCACCCGCTTGAGCAGGTCGCCGGTCCCGGACCCGCGAGGCCAGAGCGCGGAGCCGCCCTCGAGCAGCTCCACGGCCAGCGTCGAGGCGCTGTGCATGGTGCCGGTCATCAGCAGCTTCGCGACCGCTCCCGCCTCTGCCGGGAGGCGGTGGCGGTGCTCCGCACCGGCCAGGTACTCCAGGTAGGTGCGGAGCGCGCGCTCGCGCAGCGTCTGCTCGGCCAGCCCCGCCCGGACCAGGGGATCGGTCCCCCGCCCGGCTGCCAGCTCCACCAGGTCGGCCAGGGTGACCCGGCGCACCGCGGTGGTGCCCATCGCCATCCGCTCGTGCTGGAGGACCAGTCGGGCCACCCGCCACCCGTCGTTCAGGCCGCCGAGCAGGGACTCCCTCGGGAGCCGCACCTCGTCCAGGAACACCTCGTTGAAGTCGGTCTCGCCGGTGATCTGGCGCAGCGGCCGCACCTCGACGCCGGGGGCGTCCATCGGCACCACGAACATGGACAGGCCTGCGTGCTTGGCCGCGGTCGGGTCGGTGCGCGCCAGCAGCAGGCCGAAGTCGCACAGGTGCCCGTTGGAGGTCCACACCTTCTGGCCGGTGACGAGGTAGCCGTCACCGTCCGGCACCGCCCGGGTCCTGGCCCCCGCCATGTCCGAGCCGGAGCCGGGTTCGGAGAAGAGCTCGCACCACACCTCCCCGCCCCGCAGCAGCGGGGGGAGGTAGCGGTCGCGTTGCTCGGGGGTCCCCATCGCCAGGATGGCCGGGCCGATCATGCCGATGCCGATGCGGAAGAGCTTGTCCTCCCCCGCCCCGGTCGCCCGGGTCTCCTCGAAGAAGGCGTCCTCGTACGGCGCCGGCAGCCCGGCGCCGCCGTACTCACGGGGGTAGGTGATGCCGGAGAACCCGGCCTCGTGCAGCGCGGCCTGGTGGCGCTTCCCGGCCGCCAGGCCCTCCGCGGTGGTGCTGACCGGGCCGGGCCGCACCTCGGGCGCCTCCCCCGCGGCGATCGCCGTCGTCAGCCAGGCGCGGGCCCGGACCCGGAACGCCGCGAGCTCGGGAGTCTCCAGGGGCGCCGCCATGGGTACGCCGTCCTCGATCGGGTCGGCGAGCGTCGTCAGGTCCAACAGCCGGGCCAGCCGCACCGAGCGCGCCCCCGCCACCCCCCGGCCCGCGGCGGCGCGGCGGTAGAAGAGGTGGGCGTCGTGCTCCCAGGTGAACCCGATCCCGCCGTGCAGCTGGATCCCCTCGTGCGCCATCCGGGCGAACGCGTCCTCGGTCACCAGGCCGGCCGTCAGCACGGCGGCCTCGGCCCCCGGTGAGCCGGGCTGCTCCGCGAGCAGCCGCACGGCCGCGTCCACCGCCGCGGTGGCCGCCTCGATCTCAACGAGGCGGTCGGCCAGGTTGTGCTTGACCGCCTGGAAGGAGGCGATGGTGCGGCCGAACTGCTCGCGAGCCAGGGCGTAGGCGGTGGTGATCTCGTGGAGCCGGCGGAGCGAGCCGAGGTTCTCCGCGGCCCGCAGCACCGTGGCGGTCGTCGCGACCTCCGTGAGCCGCTGGGCGGCACCGGCACCGGCACCGGCACCGGCACTGGTCAGCCGGGTGGCCGGGGTGTCCCGCAGCCGGGCCAGGCCGGTACGACGGGTGAGGTCCAGGTTGTCCACGTCCTGCCGGTGCAGCCCGTCGGCGTCGGGCCGGACCAGGAACAGCGCCACCTCGTCGCTCTGGGCAGGTGTGGCGTCCACGGTGTCCACCCGGGCCGCGACCACCAGCACGTCGGCGGAGTCCAGGTGCTCCAGCGGGCACTTGTCGCCCACCAGCCGCCAGCCGTCCGGACCTCGCCGGGCTCGCACCAACGTGGGATCCAGGCTCAGCGCCACCACGGTGCGACCGGCCGCGACCTCGCTCAGCAGACCGCTCGCGGCGCTCGGCCTGGGGTCCTGGTCGGAGCCGAGCAGGAGCAGTCCGGCCAGCCACTGCGAGAGGTACGGCCCGCCGTACAGCACCCGGCCGGCGGCCTCCGCGACCACGGAGGCCTCCCGGATGCCGGCGCCGAGCCCGCCGACCTCGGCCGGCAGCAGCAGCCGGCCGCCCTCGAGCTCCGTGCAGTAGCGCCGCCAGGTCTGCGCGTCGTAGCCGGGCCCGGCCTCGAGGTGCCCGCGAAGCGCGGACAGCGGCGCCTGCTGGTCGAAGAACGCCTGCGCGGCGGCCGCCATCTCCGGGTGCACGGTGCTCGTCACACGCGCTGGATCAGGGTCGCGGTCCCGAACCCGCCACCGCAGCACATGGTGACCAGCCCGATCTCCTTGTCCGCGCGCTCGAGCTCGTGCAGCAGCGTGGTGATGAGCCGGGCGCCGCTGGCACCGAGCGGGTGGCCCAGGGCCATTGCGCCACCGTTGACGTTGACCCGGTCGCGCTCGGGCTTCAGCTCCCGCTCCCAGGCGAGCACGATCGGGGCGAAGGCCTCGTTGACCTCGAAGAGGTCGATGTCGTCGATCGACATCGAGTTGCGCTCCAGGATGCGCTGCGTGGCGGGGATCGGGCCCTCGAGCATCAGCACCGGGTCGCAGCCGACGGTGATCGCGTCGAGGATGCGAGCCCGGGGACGCAGGCCCAGCTCGCGTGCCTTGCCGGCCTCGGCGACCAGGACGGCGGCGGCCCCGTCGGAGATCTGCGAGGAGCTGCCGGCGGTGATCCGGCCGTCCTCGCGGAACACCGGTCGCAAGCCGGCCAGCCCTTCGATCGTGGTGCTCTCCCGGATGCCCTGGTCGCGGGAGACCTCGCCGGCGGCGGTGCGGACGGTGGTGATCTCGGCGTCGAAGCGTCCCTCAGCGACGGCCCGGGCAGCAAGCCGGTGGGAGCGCTCCGCGAGCTCGTCCATCGCCTCGCGGGTGATCTGGTACTTGTCGGCCACCCGCTCGGCTGCCTCGCCCTGACCGACCAGCGCGTGGTGGGCCAGGAGCTGGTCGGTGAAGGGGTCGCCGAAGTCACGCTGGATGGCGGGGCCGGCCGAGAAGGGGATGCGTCCCATGTGCTCCACGCCGGCACCGAGCATGACGTCGGCCGCGCCGGAGGCGACTGCCGCGGCGGCCATGTTGACCGCCTGCTGGGAGGAGCCGCAGGCGCGGTCGACGGTGGTGGCCGGGGTCTCGACGGGCAGGTTCTCGTGCAGCCAGGCGTTGCGGGCTACGTTGGCCGACTGCACGCCGAAGGGCTGGCCGCAGCCCGCGGCCACGTCGTCCACGGCCGCGGGGTCGATCCCGGCGCGCTCCAGCACCGAGGAGTAGACGCGCCCGAGCAGCGCCACCGGGTGCACGTCGGCGAAGACCCCCTTCTCCAGGTTGCCCTTGCCGATGGGGGTGCGGGTGGCACCGACGATGACGGCCTCGCGGCCGGTCAGTCCTGTCATGGTCTCTTCTCCGGTCTGCTGGTGTGGATCGCCGCAGTGAGCGGCGGTGAGGGTGCGGGGGCGCCCTACGGGGCGGGTGGGATGAGCTCCACGGGGGATTCTCGCCGAGCCGGCCCTGCGGGATCGGCAGGTACTCAGGCCGGGCGTCGCGCGCCAGGGTGGCTCCGGTGGTGACGAAGTCCCTGCCGGCCAGCGAGCGGGTGGTGATCTCCTCGGCGTCGTCCAGCGCCTCCCACAGCGTCGACTCCTGGGCGCGCTGGGCCTGCCACTTGATGACGCCCATGGAGACCGCGGAGCTGTTCTCGACCAGGTTCCGGGCGTAGCGGATGGCCGCCGGCAGCAGGTCGGCCTCGTCGTGCAGCTGGTCGACCATGCCCAGGGCGTGGGCCTCCGCACCGGTGATCACGCGCGAGGTGAAGAGCAGGTCAAGCGCCCGGGGGTGGCCGACGAGACTGGACAGCAGCCAGGCCAGCCCCTGCTCGGCGACCAGCCCACGGCGCGCGAAGCCGGTGCCGAACTTGGCCTCGCGGGTGGAGAAGCGCAGGTCGCAGGCGAGCGCGAAGACCAGCCCGATGCCGGCGCAGGCGCCGTTGACGACGCCGATCACCGGCTTGGCGATGGTGCGGGCGACCAGGAACTCCCGGCCCGGCATCTCGACCTTGTCGCCGTCGCCGAGCCCGCTGAGGACCTCCAGGTCGGCGCCGGCGCAGAAGCCGCGCCCCGCCCCGGTGAGCAGGATGACCCGGATCTCGTCGTCGTCCGCGGCCTGGTGCAGCCTGGCCGGGAGGCCCTCCTGCATCGCCGGGTCCATGGCGTTGAGCCGGTCGGGACGGTTGAGGGTGATGATGCCGACGCCGTCCTCGACGGTGAGGGTGACCGCCTCGGCGGCGGCTGCGGAGAGTCGCGCGCCGGTCATGTGTAGAGCTCCTCGATGACGTCGTTGTAGAGCGAGGCGATCTGGCTGCGCCGCATCTTGGAGGTGGGGGTCAGCTCGCGGCCGGGCAGCCACTCCCCTGCCACGATGTGGAACTTCTTGATCTGCTCGGGCCGGTTGAGCCGGGCGTTGCCCGCCTCCACGCCGGCCGCCACCTGGGCGCGCACCCGCTCGTCGTCGGCCAGGGCGGCCAGGGAGGTGTCGACGATGCCCTGCTGCTTGGCCCACCCGGTGACGTACTCGGTGTCCAGGACGATCAGCGCGACGGTGTAGGGCCGGGCGTCGCCGAAGCAGCAGACCTGGCCGATGAACGGGCTGGCGGAGAGGATCGCCGACTCCACGGTCACCGGGGCGATGTTCTTGCCCGAGGAGCTGATCAGGATCTCCTTCTTGCGCCCCACCACCCGGAGGTAGCCGTCCTCGTCCAGGGTGCCGAGGTCACCGGTGTGCAGCCAGCCCTCGGGGTCGATGACGTCGGCGGTGGCCTGCGGGAGGTTCAGGTAGCCCACCATCACCGCGGGGCCCCGGAGCAGGATCTCGCCGTCCTCGGCGATCTTGAGCTCCATGTTGCGGCTCACCTGGCCGACGGTGCCGATCCGGATGCTCCCCGGGTACGACGCGGTCCCCGACGCCCCGCTCTCGCTGAGGCCGTAGGCCTCGCCCATCGGGATGCCGATGGAGTGGTAGAAGCTCATCAGCGGGCCCGGGTTGGGG containing:
- a CDS encoding nuclear transport factor 2 family protein, which produces MSTQDLLDQYFDSVNNHKWDQLSALFHPDVTIQHGMSLSTTGRDRAVRLLTAVVGQFATHEDIPVRTLVDGNVAAIEIKFEGTKPDGTALEFDAVDFIDTDGTHITKVVSWYDTAVVLPMIKG
- a CDS encoding acyl-CoA dehydrogenase family protein yields the protein MTAVDNESIGTDERAALADLAFSLGAKYQDRAFSDLDAARKHWDEVCQAGLPAISLPAEYGGAGGMSDLLLVAERLAAGGYPAGKLTISTAIGGAVILRHGTEEQKREWLPAIGDGSLRFCFALTEPGAGSNAANMTTKATRTADGWRINGEKTYISAVDDSDVMLVVARDSESGGFSIFTLALPCEQLQLQQVGVMVGVPENQWTVYFDDVEVPADALIGKPGEGGRALFDGLNPERLIVAAQAVGIGRWCLAKASEYARQRVVFGVPIGEHQAVQHPLAEALVDLEAAWALIERGAAAYEAGENAGLACNMAKVKACDAGLKAADAALQTFGGSGFTDETMMYDRFGYLRLLKSTPVARELALNQIAVSGLNLPRSY
- a CDS encoding thiolase family protein, encoding MTENDVMLVAGARSPFSRFGGALREVASVDLAAFAMVEAMRMAGIRPEDVDEVYNGVTIPAEEALDGSIPARVAMLRAGIPEDRLSLTIDRACCSSMTAVQLGSRAIQSGQSDVVLVGGADNMGRAAFLMNPNIRWGIKRGGPKLKDPMAEPGADIGGKPVAVDAGEVAAEHGITREESDEFSLRSHQNYFEAKARGYFDGEVVAYAGEKGSLEHDEGPRADTTLERLASLKTIFGGPIVTPGNAPGQDTGGCYLVLARRSWVEQRGLEALATLEGAGSAARAPARSPSPRLTPSTRPSSSPAGTWRRWTASRSTRPSPRYR
- a CDS encoding CaiB/BaiF CoA transferase family protein, whose translation is MGPLKDVRVLDLSRMLPVGVLSQLLADLGADVVKVERPGVGEEGRAFGAPVAGTSATHAFLDRGKKSVALDLKHPHGLAVVHSLVAQADVVLESFRPGVAERLGVGYDDLRALNPNLVYCSVNGYGTGGPRDQEPGHDMNYLSYAGAMHFGGTKAHGPQPGGIQVADLLGGLTGGIGLLAALLAVRSGAPGTRVEVALADAALWALGLHVSSWMAGGDAAGPESTAVTGAGPAYRVYRCADGRYLSVAAIEPQFWAQFVTAVERPDLIARQHDPSAIEEVAALVATQELAHWTKLLDGLETCVSPVQDFSEVAADEQFQARGMFVPVPGQDEVLQVGNPIKLSDPLPTPSPASALVGGDTEAVLAGLDLPPEVRRSALAWATTTNDRGEESR
- a CDS encoding enoyl-CoA hydratase/isomerase family protein, which translates into the protein MSEAVTENHGPVSVTIEDGVAVVLVDSPPVNAMGKAVLEGLGEVAARLHKDESVRVVVLTGGGTKAFMAGADISEFEQLRAAPGGMEKHSAWAGGVLAAWADLPQPVIAAVQASAVGGGLEIALTADIILSEPTAKFGLPEVKLGLIPGGGGTQRLPRRIGAQVAMELMFLGSVIDAARAEQLGLVNRLSEPGSVVEDARAMARKIAGHPRVAVQALKRATHEDLSAALVTEREIFLEVAQSEDFREGFSAFVEKRAPQFSHR
- a CDS encoding TetR/AcrR family transcriptional regulator, which produces MVIASAAEIFRSNGYDATSLQQIADDVGILKGSLYHYIDTKEDLLFAIIKRNHEHITQENSQWRDLVGDPVAAIRSFIEGHMRESLWNPTFSEVFVRDFRALSPDRAKIIRETQEAYDAEFRGLIAAAIETGALRDGVEPAFAARAVFGMTNWVYYWYHPGGSLSVDDVVTKMSDYAMASLMEPANKDALSS
- a CDS encoding acyl-CoA dehydrogenase, with product MTSTVHPEMAAAAQAFFDQQAPLSALRGHLEAGPGYDAQTWRRYCTELEGGRLLLPAEVGGLGAGIREASVVAEAAGRVLYGGPYLSQWLAGLLLLGSDQDPRPSAASGLLSEVAAGRTVVALSLDPTLVRARRGPDGWRLVGDKCPLEHLDSADVLVVAARVDTVDATPAQSDEVALFLVRPDADGLHRQDVDNLDLTRRTGLARLRDTPATRLTSAGAGAGAGAAQRLTEVATTATVLRAAENLGSLRRLHEITTAYALAREQFGRTIASFQAVKHNLADRLVEIEAATAAVDAAVRLLAEQPGSPGAEAAVLTAGLVTEDAFARMAHEGIQLHGGIGFTWEHDAHLFYRRAAAGRGVAGARSVRLARLLDLTTLADPIEDGVPMAAPLETPELAAFRVRARAWLTTAIAAGEAPEVRPGPVSTTAEGLAAGKRHQAALHEAGFSGITYPREYGGAGLPAPYEDAFFEETRATGAGEDKLFRIGIGMIGPAILAMGTPEQRDRYLPPLLRGGEVWCELFSEPGSGSDMAGARTRAVPDGDGYLVTGQKVWTSNGHLCDFGLLLARTDPTAAKHAGLSMFVVPMDAPGVEVRPLRQITGETDFNEVFLDEVRLPRESLLGGLNDGWRVARLVLQHERMAMGTTAVRRVTLADLVELAAGRGTDPLVRAGLAEQTLRERALRTYLEYLAGAEHRHRLPAEAGAVAKLLMTGTMHSASTLAVELLEGGSALWPRGSGTGDLLKRVLAAQAFSIAGGTDNILRNLVGERALGLPRD
- a CDS encoding thiolase family protein, whose protein sequence is MTGLTGREAVIVGATRTPIGKGNLEKGVFADVHPVALLGRVYSSVLERAGIDPAAVDDVAAGCGQPFGVQSANVARNAWLHENLPVETPATTVDRACGSSQQAVNMAAAAVASGAADVMLGAGVEHMGRIPFSAGPAIQRDFGDPFTDQLLAHHALVGQGEAAERVADKYQITREAMDELAERSHRLAARAVAEGRFDAEITTVRTAAGEVSRDQGIRESTTIEGLAGLRPVFREDGRITAGSSSQISDGAAAVLVAEAGKARELGLRPRARILDAITVGCDPVLMLEGPIPATQRILERNSMSIDDIDLFEVNEAFAPIVLAWERELKPERDRVNVNGGAMALGHPLGASGARLITTLLHELERADKEIGLVTMCCGGGFGTATLIQRV